The Georgenia faecalis genome includes a window with the following:
- the dtd gene encoding D-aminoacyl-tRNA deacylase — protein sequence MRAVLQRVTSAVVRVDGEDVGGFAEPGLVALVGVTHTDTREHADRLARKVAEMRLLRGDASVLGSGAPVLVVSQFTLYADVRKGRRPSWSAAAPGDVAEPLVDVVVGSLRERGVRVETGRFGADMQVELTNDGPVTIVLDVD from the coding sequence GTGAGGGCCGTCCTCCAGCGCGTGACCTCCGCCGTGGTCCGGGTCGACGGCGAGGACGTGGGGGGCTTCGCGGAGCCCGGTCTGGTCGCCCTCGTGGGCGTGACCCACACCGACACCCGTGAGCACGCCGACCGGCTGGCCCGCAAGGTCGCCGAGATGCGTCTCCTGCGCGGGGACGCCTCGGTGCTCGGCTCCGGTGCGCCCGTGCTCGTCGTCTCGCAGTTCACCCTCTACGCCGACGTCCGCAAGGGCCGGCGCCCGTCGTGGAGCGCGGCGGCGCCCGGCGACGTCGCCGAGCCGCTCGTCGACGTCGTCGTCGGCTCCCTGCGCGAGCGCGGGGTACGCGTGGAGACCGGGCGCTTCGGGGCGGACATGCAGGTCGAGCTCACCAACGACGGCCCGGTGACGATCGTCCTCGACGTCGACTGA
- a CDS encoding DUF2516 family protein, translated as MLIGFVQVYLFLGLALVAFGVELWALVHAARQPAPAFVSAGKRTKNFWLLLLGAGAALGFIAIPPPLGVGIFGGFLQFFFIVPAAIYLADVKPAVSGYRRRPPNRGGW; from the coding sequence GTGCTCATCGGATTCGTGCAGGTCTACCTGTTCCTCGGCCTCGCGCTCGTCGCCTTCGGGGTCGAGCTGTGGGCGCTCGTCCACGCGGCGCGACAGCCCGCGCCGGCGTTCGTCTCGGCGGGCAAGCGGACCAAGAACTTCTGGCTCCTCCTGCTGGGCGCCGGGGCGGCGCTCGGCTTCATCGCCATCCCGCCGCCCCTCGGCGTCGGGATCTTCGGCGGGTTCCTCCAGTTCTTCTTCATCGTGCCGGCGGCGATCTACCTCGCCGACGTCAAGCCCGCCGTGAGCGGCTACCGGCGCCGTCCGCCCAACCGGGGCGGCTGGTGA
- a CDS encoding FUSC family protein, with translation MSWAALGERTDLRRWLVLLRLRARQGVRRVSGAVTPVVTAALAAAVAWALAYYVLGHQYPFFAPVSAWVCLGFSADRQVRRVGELAIGVSLGVALGELIAHFIGTGVVQIFLVVVIAGLTARFVDRGQLLTVQAGVQGIVIVALPVAVTGGPAGRWVDALVGGACALVVALATPRDARRRTRMLARSCLTELSVMLRTLAEGIGAGDAELVRDALVQGRGTQGILDQWESSVHNARQAARLSPAARRFLPELARLERASVVVDRAMRNARVAARRALSAVEEGGRDAEIAEAVHGLSRGAALLGAALSSGGPADAARAELARVGPLLAPERFQQEGWRMQGVVILLRPLAVDLLQGTGLPYPDAAGTLGGDTDDGDTGDGDTDDGDTGDGAAGDPARSADDPDGPGR, from the coding sequence ATGAGCTGGGCGGCGCTCGGGGAGCGGACGGACCTGCGCCGCTGGCTCGTCCTCCTCCGGCTCCGGGCCCGCCAGGGCGTGCGCCGGGTCAGCGGCGCCGTCACCCCCGTCGTCACGGCCGCGCTCGCCGCCGCCGTGGCGTGGGCGCTGGCCTACTACGTCCTCGGCCACCAGTACCCGTTCTTCGCGCCGGTCTCGGCGTGGGTGTGCCTCGGCTTCAGCGCCGACCGGCAGGTGCGGCGCGTGGGGGAGCTCGCCATCGGCGTGAGCCTCGGCGTCGCCCTCGGCGAGCTCATCGCCCACTTCATCGGCACGGGCGTCGTCCAAATCTTCCTCGTCGTCGTCATCGCCGGGCTCACCGCGCGGTTCGTCGACCGGGGGCAGCTCCTCACCGTCCAGGCCGGCGTCCAGGGGATCGTCATCGTCGCGCTGCCCGTGGCGGTGACCGGGGGACCCGCGGGACGGTGGGTGGACGCGCTGGTGGGCGGGGCCTGCGCCCTGGTGGTCGCCCTCGCCACGCCGCGGGACGCGCGCCGGCGCACCCGGATGCTCGCCCGCTCCTGCCTCACGGAGCTGTCCGTCATGCTGCGCACCCTCGCCGAGGGCATCGGCGCCGGCGACGCCGAGCTCGTGCGCGACGCCCTCGTCCAGGGCCGGGGGACGCAGGGGATCCTCGACCAGTGGGAGTCCTCCGTCCACAACGCCCGGCAGGCGGCCCGGCTCTCGCCCGCCGCCCGGCGGTTCCTGCCCGAGCTCGCGCGCCTGGAACGGGCGAGCGTCGTCGTCGACCGCGCGATGCGCAACGCGCGGGTGGCCGCCCGGCGGGCCCTCAGCGCGGTGGAGGAGGGCGGCCGCGACGCCGAGATCGCCGAGGCGGTGCACGGGCTGTCGCGCGGGGCGGCGCTGCTCGGCGCGGCGCTGTCGAGCGGTGGACCGGCGGACGCCGCCCGCGCCGAGCTCGCCCGCGTCGGCCCGCTCCTCGCCCCCGAGCGGTTCCAGCAGGAGGGGTGGCGGATGCAGGGCGTCGTCATCCTCCTGCGTCCGCTCGCCGTCGACCTCCTCCAGGGGACCGGGCTGCCCTACCCGGACGCGGCCGGGACGCTGGGCGGTGACACGGACGACGGTGACACCGGCGACGGTGACACGGACGATGGTGACACCGGCGACGGTGCCGCCGGCGATCCGGCCCGCTCCGCCGACGACCCGGACGGTCCAGGTCGTTAG
- a CDS encoding YgfZ/GcvT domain-containing protein, whose product MSGYRSPLLARPGAVEGGGPDAGVALHYGDPVHEQRALERGAGVVDLSHLDVVTVSGPDRITWLNTLSTQLLLDLAPGEPRDLLLLDPQGRIEHAAGVQDDGERAWLITDAGRAGALTAFLESMRFMLRVEVRDVSAEVAVLGTCGSGWETLADGPGYRLTWRDPWPRTGAGSTRYGPPDDEHPGHAVARAFTVVDRPALVAAVDAAPGLRLAGTWAWEALRVEAWRPRLAREVDERSIPHELDWLRTGVHLAKGCYRGQETVARVVNLGRPPRRLVLLHLDGSDHLVPEPGAAVHHAGRAVGVVTSVVRHADLGPLALALVKRSLPVDAPLDVDGTAAAQEVIVPAGGEAVARPAERPGQELRRHLPR is encoded by the coding sequence GTGAGCGGCTACCGCAGCCCGCTCCTCGCCCGCCCCGGTGCCGTCGAGGGCGGCGGGCCGGACGCCGGGGTCGCCCTGCACTACGGCGACCCGGTCCACGAGCAGCGCGCCCTCGAGCGCGGCGCCGGCGTCGTCGACCTCTCCCACCTCGACGTCGTCACCGTCTCCGGCCCGGACCGGATCACCTGGCTCAACACCCTGAGCACCCAGCTTCTCCTCGACCTCGCCCCCGGCGAGCCACGCGACCTGCTCCTCCTCGACCCCCAGGGCCGGATCGAGCACGCCGCCGGCGTCCAGGACGACGGCGAGCGCGCGTGGCTCATCACCGACGCGGGGCGCGCCGGCGCCCTCACCGCGTTCCTCGAGTCCATGCGGTTCATGCTCCGCGTCGAGGTCCGGGACGTCTCCGCCGAGGTCGCCGTCCTCGGCACCTGCGGGTCCGGGTGGGAGACGCTCGCGGACGGGCCGGGGTACCGCCTCACCTGGCGCGACCCGTGGCCCCGGACCGGTGCCGGCAGCACGCGCTACGGCCCGCCCGACGACGAGCACCCGGGCCACGCCGTCGCCCGCGCCTTCACCGTGGTGGACCGGCCCGCGCTCGTGGCCGCCGTCGACGCCGCGCCCGGGCTGCGGCTCGCCGGCACGTGGGCATGGGAGGCCCTGCGCGTGGAGGCCTGGCGCCCGCGGCTCGCCCGCGAGGTGGACGAACGGTCCATCCCGCACGAGCTCGACTGGCTGCGCACCGGTGTCCACCTCGCCAAGGGGTGCTACCGCGGCCAGGAGACGGTCGCCCGGGTGGTCAACCTCGGCCGCCCGCCGCGCCGGCTGGTCCTGCTCCACCTCGACGGCTCCGACCACCTCGTGCCCGAGCCAGGCGCCGCGGTGCACCACGCCGGGCGCGCCGTGGGGGTGGTGACGAGCGTCGTGCGCCACGCCGACCTCGGCCCCCTCGCCCTCGCCCTCGTCAAGCGGTCGCTCCCGGTCGACGCGCCGCTCGACGTCGACGGCACCGCCGCGGCCCAGGAGGTCATCGTCCCCGCCGGTGGCGAGGCGGTGGCCCGCCCGGCCGAGCGGCCCGGTCAGGAGCTGCGCCGCCACCTGCCGCGGTGA
- a CDS encoding FABP family protein: MTFRIPEGLAPELYPLAWLVGSWRGYGVLAYPNVPEQPFVQEMSFDHDGGPYLRCTSTLWMVDVEHSESVPQEMPGSEGADLLAKAHVWSSESAYWRPVPKRGTGAEDAADGTTPTELEVLVADPSGHLSVYLGTVRGPRIELATDAVVRTATAAEVSAASRMYGLVHGELMWAEDLAAFGHELQPYASGRLSRQEAP, translated from the coding sequence GTGACGTTCCGGATCCCCGAGGGCCTCGCCCCCGAGCTCTACCCGCTCGCCTGGCTCGTCGGCTCGTGGCGCGGGTACGGCGTGCTCGCCTACCCCAACGTGCCCGAGCAGCCGTTCGTCCAGGAGATGAGCTTCGACCACGACGGCGGCCCGTACCTGCGGTGTACGAGCACCCTGTGGATGGTCGACGTCGAGCACTCGGAGTCCGTGCCCCAGGAGATGCCCGGGAGCGAGGGCGCCGACCTGCTCGCCAAGGCGCACGTGTGGTCCTCGGAGTCGGCGTACTGGCGCCCCGTCCCCAAGCGGGGGACCGGCGCGGAGGACGCGGCCGACGGGACCACCCCCACCGAGCTCGAGGTGCTCGTCGCGGACCCCTCCGGCCACCTCAGCGTCTACCTCGGGACGGTCCGCGGCCCCCGCATCGAGCTGGCGACGGACGCCGTCGTGCGCACCGCCACGGCGGCCGAGGTCTCCGCGGCCAGCCGGATGTACGGCCTCGTCCACGGTGAGCTCATGTGGGCGGAGGACCTCGCCGCGTTCGGGCACGAGCTCCAGCCGTACGCCTCCGGCCGGCTGAGCCGGCAGGAAGCGCCGTGA
- a CDS encoding response regulator transcription factor, with amino-acid sequence MAGLLVLTSEQHGAAAVLPSLALLDHHARLAPMTASALVDLPEVDVLVVDGRRDLAGARSLCRLAVTTAVGVPILLVLTEGGLTAVSVSWGADDVVLDTAGPAELAARLRLLGDRTDATGEPAETALVEIGELVIDAGGYTARVRGRILDLTYKEFELLKYLAQHPSRVFTRAQLLQEVWGYDYYGGTRTVDVHVRRLRAKLGVEHDHLIGTVRNVGYRFDPPSRHSAH; translated from the coding sequence ATGGCAGGACTGCTCGTGCTGACGTCGGAGCAGCACGGTGCCGCCGCTGTCCTGCCTTCGCTCGCCCTTCTCGATCACCACGCCCGCCTGGCGCCGATGACGGCGTCGGCGCTCGTGGACCTGCCGGAGGTCGACGTCCTCGTGGTCGACGGCCGCCGCGACCTCGCAGGGGCGCGGTCGCTGTGCCGCCTGGCGGTGACCACCGCCGTCGGCGTCCCGATCCTCCTCGTCCTCACCGAGGGCGGTCTCACGGCGGTGTCGGTGTCCTGGGGCGCGGACGACGTCGTCCTCGACACCGCCGGTCCGGCCGAGCTCGCGGCGCGGCTGCGGCTGCTCGGCGACCGCACCGACGCCACCGGCGAGCCGGCGGAGACGGCGCTCGTCGAGATCGGTGAGCTCGTCATCGACGCCGGCGGGTACACCGCGCGGGTGCGCGGCCGCATCCTCGACCTCACCTACAAGGAGTTCGAGCTCCTCAAGTACCTCGCCCAGCACCCGAGTCGCGTCTTCACCCGCGCACAGCTGCTCCAGGAGGTGTGGGGGTACGACTACTACGGGGGCACCCGGACGGTCGACGTCCACGTCCGGCGGCTGCGGGCCAAGCTCGGCGTGGAGCACGACCACCTCATCGGCACGGTGCGCAACGTGGGCTACCGGTTCGACCCCCCGAGCCGGCACTCCGCCCACTGA
- a CDS encoding septum formation family protein, with translation MITSTRSSRLTRARRATLVLAPFALVLAGCSGSSVLELEVGDCLRSPDLEAEEVSTVETLECSEPHDAEVYAELTFDGDEYPGTSTVQADSEEFCLAEFEPYVGIAYEESEIYMTTMYPTEESWDQADDRTALCILLPQEDVTESLEGAAY, from the coding sequence ATGATCACCTCTACGCGGTCCTCCCGCCTCACGCGCGCCCGCCGCGCCACCCTCGTCCTCGCGCCCTTCGCGCTCGTCCTCGCGGGCTGCTCCGGCAGCAGCGTCCTCGAGCTCGAGGTGGGTGACTGCCTCCGCAGCCCCGACCTCGAGGCGGAGGAGGTCAGCACCGTGGAGACGCTCGAGTGCAGCGAGCCGCACGACGCCGAGGTCTACGCCGAGCTGACGTTCGACGGCGACGAGTACCCGGGCACCAGCACCGTCCAGGCGGACAGCGAGGAGTTCTGCCTCGCCGAGTTCGAGCCCTACGTCGGCATCGCGTACGAGGAGTCGGAGATCTACATGACGACGATGTACCCGACGGAGGAGAGCTGGGACCAGGCGGACGACCGCACCGCCCTGTGCATCCTGCTCCCCCAGGAGGACGTCACCGAGTCCCTCGAGGGCGCGGCGTACTGA
- the pstB gene encoding phosphate ABC transporter ATP-binding protein PstB — translation MSKRIDVKNFNVYYGDFLAVEGVDMVIEPRSVTALIGPSGCGKSTFLRTLNRMHEVIPGARVEGHAYMDGQDLYGPDVDPVEVRRQVGMVFQRANPFPTMSIADNVLAGVKLNNRRMSKGDAADLVERALRGANLWNEVKDRLDRPGSSISGGQQQRLCIARAIAVEPQVLLMDEPCSALDPISTLAIEDLITELKQDYTIVIVTHNMQQAARVSDTTGFFNIAGTGKPGKLIEMDATERMFSMPKEKATEDYISGRFG, via the coding sequence CATCGACGTCAAGAACTTCAACGTCTACTACGGCGACTTCCTCGCCGTGGAAGGCGTCGACATGGTCATCGAGCCGCGGTCCGTGACGGCGCTCATCGGGCCGTCCGGCTGCGGCAAGTCCACGTTCCTGCGCACGCTCAACCGCATGCACGAGGTCATCCCCGGCGCGCGGGTCGAGGGCCACGCCTACATGGACGGCCAGGACCTCTACGGCCCGGACGTCGACCCCGTGGAGGTGCGCCGTCAGGTGGGCATGGTCTTCCAGCGGGCCAACCCGTTCCCCACGATGTCCATCGCCGACAACGTCCTCGCGGGCGTCAAGCTCAACAACCGGCGGATGAGCAAGGGCGACGCGGCCGACCTCGTCGAGCGCGCCCTGCGCGGGGCGAACCTGTGGAACGAGGTCAAGGACCGGCTCGACCGGCCGGGCTCGTCGATCTCCGGCGGTCAGCAGCAGCGCCTGTGCATCGCCCGCGCGATCGCCGTCGAGCCGCAGGTCCTCCTCATGGACGAGCCGTGCTCCGCGCTCGACCCGATCTCCACGCTGGCGATCGAGGACCTCATCACCGAGCTCAAGCAGGACTACACGATCGTCATCGTCACCCACAACATGCAGCAGGCGGCCCGGGTCTCGGACACCACGGGGTTCTTCAACATCGCCGGCACCGGCAAGCCGGGCAAGCTCATCGAGATGGATGCGACCGAGCGGATGTTCTCCATGCCCAAGGAGAAGGCGACGGAGGACTACATCTCCGGCCGCTTCGGCTGA